From one Streptomyces sp. CA-210063 genomic stretch:
- a CDS encoding MmcQ/YjbR family DNA-binding protein, which yields MTPHELRAFCLSFNEAVEDFPFRPEISVFKVLGKMFALSWTEERPLKVNLKCDPEDAIRLRTEHPGLITPGYHMNKRHWNTVRVDGDLPDSLVKELIEDSYDLVVAGLPRAERLRLDRA from the coding sequence GTGACACCACACGAGTTGCGCGCTTTCTGTCTGTCCTTCAACGAGGCCGTCGAGGACTTCCCCTTCCGCCCCGAGATCTCCGTCTTCAAGGTCCTGGGCAAGATGTTCGCCCTGAGCTGGACGGAAGAGCGCCCCCTGAAGGTCAACCTCAAGTGCGACCCCGAGGACGCGATCCGGCTGCGCACCGAGCACCCCGGCCTCATCACCCCCGGCTACCACATGAACAAGCGCCACTGGAACACGGTGAGGGTGGACGGCGATCTCCCCGACAGTCTCGTCAAGGAGCTGATCGAGGACTCGTACGACCTGGTGGTGGCCGGTCTGCCGCGCGCGGAGCGGCTCCGTCTCGACCGGGCGTGA
- a CDS encoding cytidine deaminase has protein sequence MTDSSALDPEDRKIVTLARSARARNGVPEGAAVRDETGRTYVAGTVALESLKLSALRTAVAMAVASGAKSLEAAAVVTGSETVSDEDRAAVRDLGGPETPVLVAGPDGAVRVTVTAG, from the coding sequence ATGACCGACAGCAGCGCGCTCGACCCCGAGGACCGCAAGATCGTCACCCTGGCCCGTTCCGCGCGGGCCCGCAACGGTGTGCCCGAGGGAGCGGCCGTACGCGACGAGACGGGCCGTACGTATGTGGCCGGGACCGTGGCCCTGGAGTCCCTGAAGCTGAGCGCACTGCGCACGGCTGTCGCCATGGCGGTGGCGTCCGGCGCGAAGTCCCTGGAGGCGGCGGCCGTGGTGACCGGCTCCGAGACCGTCTCCGACGAGGACCGGGCCGCCGTACGGGACCTCGGTGGCCCGGAGACGCCGGTGCTGGTGGCCGGGCCGGACGGGGCGGTGCGGGTGACGGTGACGGCGGGCTGA
- a CDS encoding oxidoreductase, protein MLSYDELTDPERGLWDAFPEGRRVDLRTGTPEDDRVAGGGEWGPERTVRAAVIAALLLGSNVAQRPGGVGSLSLAGARISGPLDLAGARIEHPLWLEECWFEQEVNLYGAETRTVAIMGSRVPRLEAGASRIGGRLDLHGTQVEARPPSSPFHRASTALSLVNAHVAGGIMLNKARLLAPDGWAMAAGGLVVEGGLFCRRGFVAVGEIRLLGAQLPGGLFLQGARLERPGPHGVTLALDNAVAQTVDCSDGFVSHGTVRLRGTQITDNLTFEGAVLEGAPDGAGGTGPALVAMLMQAADFDLTLAQTPSGTIDLRGAQVSYLHENEHSWPERVELDGFVYGSIKTAGTNGERREAVGDRESVARRVAWIRSSPGYSPQPYEQLASWYRKAGHDDDARRVLLAKQRHRRRTLSPAARIWGHLLDVTVGYGYRPWLAGVWLLALTLLGTTAFASGSPTAVKRGEGAPFQPFVYTLDLLIPIGGLGQRTAWYWTDDTLQWLAYTLIALGWILTTAVIAGVTRTLQKN, encoded by the coding sequence GTGCTCTCCTATGACGAGTTGACGGATCCGGAGCGTGGGCTGTGGGACGCGTTTCCGGAGGGGCGGCGGGTCGATCTACGGACGGGGACGCCGGAGGATGACCGGGTCGCCGGGGGCGGGGAGTGGGGGCCGGAGCGGACGGTGCGGGCGGCGGTGATCGCGGCGCTGCTGCTCGGCTCCAACGTCGCCCAGCGGCCCGGCGGGGTCGGCTCGCTCTCTCTCGCCGGGGCGCGGATCTCCGGCCCCCTCGACCTGGCCGGCGCCCGGATCGAGCATCCCCTGTGGCTGGAGGAGTGCTGGTTCGAGCAGGAGGTGAACCTCTACGGGGCGGAGACGCGGACGGTCGCGATCATGGGCAGCCGGGTGCCCAGGCTGGAGGCCGGGGCGAGCCGGATCGGGGGACGTCTCGATCTGCACGGCACCCAGGTGGAAGCGAGGCCGCCCTCTTCCCCCTTCCACCGTGCGAGCACCGCCCTGTCGCTCGTCAACGCCCATGTGGCCGGCGGCATCATGCTGAACAAGGCCCGGCTGCTCGCCCCCGACGGATGGGCGATGGCCGCCGGTGGCCTGGTTGTCGAGGGAGGCCTCTTCTGCCGGCGCGGATTCGTCGCCGTCGGTGAGATCCGGCTGCTGGGCGCCCAGTTGCCCGGCGGACTGTTCCTGCAAGGGGCCCGTCTGGAACGGCCGGGCCCGCACGGCGTGACCCTCGCCCTGGACAACGCCGTCGCCCAGACGGTCGACTGCTCCGACGGATTCGTCTCCCACGGCACGGTCCGTCTGCGCGGCACCCAGATCACGGACAATCTGACCTTCGAGGGCGCCGTCCTGGAGGGAGCCCCCGACGGCGCCGGAGGCACCGGCCCGGCCCTGGTCGCCATGCTCATGCAGGCCGCCGACTTCGACCTCACCCTCGCCCAAACCCCGTCCGGCACCATCGACCTGCGGGGCGCGCAGGTGTCGTACCTGCACGAGAACGAGCACAGCTGGCCGGAGAGGGTGGAGCTGGACGGCTTCGTCTACGGTTCCATCAAGACCGCAGGGACGAACGGCGAGCGCCGAGAGGCCGTGGGCGACCGGGAGTCCGTGGCCCGCCGGGTGGCGTGGATACGGAGCAGCCCCGGATACAGCCCGCAGCCCTACGAACAGCTCGCGAGCTGGTACCGCAAGGCCGGCCACGACGACGACGCCCGCCGCGTCCTCCTCGCCAAGCAACGCCACCGGCGCCGCACGCTCTCCCCGGCAGCCCGCATCTGGGGCCACCTCCTCGACGTCACCGTCGGCTACGGCTACCGCCCCTGGCTTGCCGGGGTCTGGCTCCTCGCCCTCACCCTGCTGGGCACGACGGCGTTCGCCAGCGGCTCCCCCACCGCGGTGAAGCGGGGCGAGGGCGCCCCCTTCCAGCCGTTCGTCTACACCCTCGACCTGCTCATCCCCATCGGCGGCCTGGGCCAACGCACCGCCTGGTACTGGACGGACGACACCCTCCAGTGGCTGGCCTACACCCTGATCGCCCTCGGCTGGATCCTGACGACAGCCGTCATCGCGGGGGTGACCCGCACGCTGCAGAAGAACTGA
- a CDS encoding P-II family nitrogen regulator has protein sequence MKLITAIIKPYRLDPVKTALQEMGVHGLTVTEASGYGRQRGHTEVYRGAEYQVDLVPKVRIEIVVEDADSDAVIETIVKAAQTGKIGDGKVWALPVEAVVRVRTGERGPDAL, from the coding sequence ATGAAGCTCATCACCGCGATCATCAAGCCGTACCGCCTCGACCCGGTCAAGACCGCCCTGCAGGAGATGGGCGTACACGGTCTGACCGTGACCGAGGCCAGCGGCTACGGCCGGCAGCGCGGCCACACCGAGGTGTACCGCGGCGCCGAGTACCAGGTCGACCTCGTCCCCAAGGTCCGGATCGAGATCGTCGTCGAGGACGCCGACTCCGACGCCGTCATCGAGACCATCGTCAAGGCCGCCCAGACCGGGAAGATCGGCGACGGCAAGGTGTGGGCGCTGCCGGTGGAGGCGGTCGTACGGGTGCGGACGGGCGAGCGGGGTCCCGACGCGCTGTGA
- the era gene encoding GTPase Era, with amino-acid sequence MGAMSVRTQSSEQPAEAAHRAGFACFVGRPNAGKSTLTNALVGQKVAITANQPQTTRHTVRGIVHRPDAQLILVDTPGLHKPRTLLGERLNDIVRTTWAEVDVIGFCLPANEKLGPGDRFIAKELASIKKTPKIAIVTKTDLVDSKTLAEQLIAIDQLGKELGFEWAEIVPVSAVADKQVDLLADLLVPLLPEGPALYPEGDLTDEPEQVMIAELIREAALEGVRDELPHSIAVVVEEMLPREDRPADKPLLDIHAFVYIERPSQKGIIIGPKGKRLKEVGIKSRKQIEALLGTPVFLDLHVKVAKDWQRDPRQLRKLGF; translated from the coding sequence ATGGGCGCCATGAGCGTTCGTACCCAGTCATCCGAGCAGCCGGCCGAGGCCGCCCACCGCGCCGGCTTCGCCTGCTTCGTGGGCCGCCCCAACGCGGGCAAGTCCACCCTCACGAACGCTCTGGTCGGCCAGAAGGTGGCGATCACCGCGAACCAGCCGCAGACGACGCGGCACACGGTGCGCGGCATCGTGCACCGGCCGGACGCCCAGCTGATCCTGGTCGACACCCCGGGCCTCCACAAGCCGCGCACGCTGCTCGGCGAGCGGCTGAACGACATCGTCCGCACGACCTGGGCCGAGGTCGACGTGATCGGCTTCTGTCTGCCGGCGAACGAGAAGCTCGGCCCCGGTGACCGTTTCATCGCGAAGGAACTGGCGTCCATCAAGAAGACGCCGAAGATCGCGATCGTCACGAAGACGGACCTCGTGGACAGCAAGACGCTCGCCGAGCAGCTCATCGCCATCGACCAGCTCGGCAAGGAGCTGGGCTTCGAGTGGGCCGAGATCGTGCCGGTCTCGGCGGTCGCCGACAAGCAGGTGGACCTGCTGGCCGACCTGCTCGTCCCCCTGCTCCCGGAGGGCCCGGCGCTCTACCCCGAGGGCGACCTCACCGACGAGCCCGAGCAGGTCATGATCGCCGAGCTGATCCGCGAGGCCGCGCTGGAGGGCGTCCGCGACGAGCTCCCGCACTCCATCGCCGTCGTCGTCGAGGAGATGCTCCCCCGCGAGGACCGCCCCGCCGACAAGCCCCTCCTCGACATCCACGCCTTCGTCTACATCGAGCGCCCCAGCCAGAAGGGCATCATCATCGGCCCCAAGGGCAAGCGCCTGAAGGAGGTCGGCATCAAGTCCCGTAAGCAGATCGAGGCGCTGCTGGGGACGCCGGTCTTCCTCGACCTGCACGTCAAGGTGGCGAAGGACTGGCAGCGGGACCCACGGCAGTTGCGGAAGCTGGGGTTCTGA